One segment of Sphingobacteriales bacterium DNA contains the following:
- the ilvC gene encoding ketol-acid reductoisomerase encodes MAQINFGGVLENVVTREEFPLSKALATLQNECIAIIGYGVQGPGQAMNLRDNGFRVIVGQRKGGNSWAKALADGWVEGETLFEVEEACRRATIIQYLLSDAGQIASWETVKKQLNAGKTLYFSHGFGITFNEQTGIVPPADIDVVLVAPKGSGTSLRRLFVKGEGLNSSYAIYQDYSGNAREKVLALGIGIGSGYLFETDFRKEVYSDLTGERGILMGALAGLFEAQYNVLRAKGHSPSEAFNETVEELTQSLMPLVAENGMDWMYANTSVTAQRGALDWKGRFREATTPLFEELYDSVASGKEAARVIAEGSKADYRERLEEELKEIRQSELWQTGAEVRKLRPKG; translated from the coding sequence ATGGCACAAATCAATTTTGGCGGCGTTTTAGAAAATGTCGTTACGCGTGAAGAATTTCCGTTGTCAAAAGCATTGGCAACCTTACAAAATGAGTGCATTGCCATTATCGGTTATGGTGTGCAAGGTCCCGGGCAAGCGATGAACCTGCGCGACAATGGTTTTCGGGTGATTGTGGGGCAGCGCAAAGGTGGCAACAGCTGGGCAAAAGCACTTGCTGACGGCTGGGTAGAAGGTGAGACACTTTTTGAAGTAGAAGAAGCCTGCCGCCGCGCTACTATCATTCAATATCTGCTTTCCGATGCCGGACAAATTGCTTCGTGGGAAACCGTAAAAAAACAGCTCAACGCCGGAAAAACACTCTATTTTTCTCACGGTTTCGGTATCACTTTCAACGAACAAACGGGCATTGTGCCGCCTGCCGATATTGATGTGGTATTGGTAGCACCCAAAGGTTCGGGTACTTCATTGCGCCGTCTTTTTGTAAAGGGCGAAGGTTTAAATTCCAGCTACGCCATTTATCAGGATTACAGTGGCAATGCCCGCGAAAAAGTACTGGCATTGGGCATTGGTATTGGTTCGGGCTATTTGTTTGAAACCGATTTTAGAAAAGAAGTATATTCTGACCTCACGGGCGAGCGCGGTATTTTGATGGGTGCGCTGGCAGGTTTGTTTGAGGCGCAATACAATGTGCTGCGTGCCAAAGGACATTCGCCTTCGGAGGCTTTCAATGAAACGGTGGAAGAACTCACACAAAGCCTGATGCCTTTGGTAGCGGAAAATGGTATGGATTGGATGTATGCCAATACTTCGGTGACGGCACAGCGCGGCGCATTGGACTGGAAAGGAAGATTTCGGGAGGCAACCACTCCGCTGTTTGAAGAACTCTACGACAGTGTGGCGAGCGGCAAAGAAGCGGCGCGTGTAATAGCCGAAGGCAGCAAAGCTGATTATCGCGAGCGTTTGGAGGAGGAACTCAAAGAAATACGTCAGTCGGAACTGTGGCAAACCGGTGCCGAAGTGCGCAAATTGCGCCCGAAAGGTTAA
- a CDS encoding OmpH family outer membrane protein: MQTFFSKNGLLLLCCMMLATVACKQKDTKSDTDTTVADSTHTIEPAAESTVAETTPASTSETTAASVPPPAGVKYGYINSMELLSLMPDVKAADKKLETFARQSEGALQTAFLDYQNKLKDAQEKAGDMTPVQQEAKMKELAEIEQRLQQMQGNSQNDFLKEKERLYAPILDKANKAIKRVGEKNGYIFIYDAPALLYADTTLNVMPLVKAELGLK; encoded by the coding sequence ATGCAAACATTTTTTTCTAAAAACGGGCTATTGTTGCTGTGCTGTATGATGCTTGCCACTGTTGCCTGCAAACAAAAAGATACAAAAAGCGACACTGATACCACTGTTGCCGACAGTACTCATACTATCGAACCTGCTGCCGAAAGCACAGTTGCAGAAACAACGCCTGCTTCCACTTCGGAGACGACCGCTGCCTCTGTGCCACCGCCTGCCGGTGTCAAATACGGCTATATCAACTCTATGGAATTGTTGTCGCTGATGCCCGACGTAAAAGCCGCCGACAAAAAACTCGAAACCTTCGCCCGCCAAAGCGAGGGAGCTTTGCAAACGGCTTTTTTAGATTATCAGAATAAACTGAAAGATGCACAGGAAAAAGCCGGCGATATGACTCCGGTGCAGCAAGAGGCAAAAATGAAAGAACTCGCCGAAATAGAGCAGCGATTGCAGCAAATGCAAGGCAACTCGCAAAACGATTTTTTGAAAGAAAAAGAGCGTTTGTATGCGCCGATTTTGGATAAAGCCAATAAAGCTATCAAAAGAGTGGGCGAAAAAAACGGCTACATATTTATTTATGATGCTCCCGCTTTGCTCTATGCCGATACTACGCTCAATGTAATGCCTTTGGTAAAAGCAGAATTGGGTTTGAAATAA